The genomic segment AGGTGGCTGAGCGGTCTAAAGCACACGCTTGGAAAGCGTGCACATATGAAAATATGTCGGGGGTTCGAATCCCCCCTTTTCCGTATCCTATTGACTTTTATCACATTATCTCACATTATCTCACATAACATGTATGTGAGAAAAATATGGATTGGAAGAATTTTCGTCTTAGTACACGCCTCAACCTAAAAGCACCTGTAGTTGAGCAAGCGTACGAATTAATTACTGTGATCGATAGTGTTAAAAATAGCTGGCAAATAACAAAAAAACTGTTACCGCAAACTATTGAAAGGTTAACCCACTCGGTTATTGTTACATCTTCTGGCGCTTCTAATCGCATTGAAGGAAATCGTCTAACAGATAAAGAAGTTGAGGCTCTATATAAAAATTTACGTATCAAAAAATTTAAAAATAGAGATGAACAAGAAATTGCTGGCTACTTAGAAATGCTTAAATTAATATTTCATGATTATGCAGATATTCCAATTAGTGAGTCATCAATATTGCACATTAACAACCAGATGTTGCTTTATAGTGAAAAGGATTTATATCATAGGGGAAGGTATAAAACAAGCCCTAATAGAGTAGAGGCAAAAGACCAAAAAGGAGATATAGTTGGTATAATTTTTGACCCTACACCACCTTACCTTGTTAAAAAGGAAGTGCAAGAGCTTGTTGATTGGTATCACTGGTCCTTAAGTAATAAATTTAAGCACCCCCTTATTGTTGTTGCTAATTTTATTTTTGAGTATTTGGCAATACACCCTTTTCAAGATGGAAATGGCAGAACTAGCAGATTGATAACTAATTTAATGCTGTTGCAGCAGGGTTATGATTTCGCATCTATTGTGTCGCATGAAAAGATAATTGAAACTAACAAACTTGATTATTACTTGGCACTTAATAAAACACAAAGCAGCTGGAAAAGTAATAAAGAAGATATTTCCCCATGGTTAATATTCTTTCTTAATGTGCTTAAAACACAAGCAAATGAGGCACATCATATTCTTGAGGGAGAGAATACTGAATATTTACTATCAAGAAAACAATTGCTCTTGTGGGAGTGGGCACTTGGTCTTACAGATAAAGAATTTAGTAGAAAAGATGCTATAGAAACTCTGGGATTTCCTCCAAGAACAGTGGAGGCAATTATAAAAAAATTATTAGATATGAGGTATTTACAACGTCTTGGAGAGGGTAAAGCTACTAGGTATAAAGTAAAAGTTTTATCTATTTAAAGTTTGTAATCTCTTGAATATTACTTATGAAAGAAAAGAACCTCACCAATCAATTTTTTTATCTT from the Candidatus Wolbachia massiliensis genome contains:
- a CDS encoding Fic family protein gives rise to the protein MDWKNFRLSTRLNLKAPVVEQAYELITVIDSVKNSWQITKKLLPQTIERLTHSVIVTSSGASNRIEGNRLTDKEVEALYKNLRIKKFKNRDEQEIAGYLEMLKLIFHDYADIPISESSILHINNQMLLYSEKDLYHRGRYKTSPNRVEAKDQKGDIVGIIFDPTPPYLVKKEVQELVDWYHWSLSNKFKHPLIVVANFIFEYLAIHPFQDGNGRTSRLITNLMLLQQGYDFASIVSHEKIIETNKLDYYLALNKTQSSWKSNKEDISPWLIFFLNVLKTQANEAHHILEGENTEYLLSRKQLLLWEWALGLTDKEFSRKDAIETLGFPPRTVEAIIKKLLDMRYLQRLGEGKATRYKVKVLSI